aagcttgaacccACTCACATCTTTAACTCCAATCAAACTCCTCATTTCTTTGAACTTAATCCTTCCAAGAGACTTAGTTAGTATGTCAGCTCTCTGCTCAGTTCCAGGTACATGCTCAACTTCAACTTGTTCATTCTCAACGCATTCACGGATAAAATGATACCTCCTATGTATGTGTTTGCTACGGCCATGAAACACGGGATTCTTCGTCAACTGTATCGCCGACTTATTATCAACTCTTATGGTCACACGCCTGCAGTCTTGATTCATCACTTCACTCAACACTTCTTGAAGCCAGATAGCCTGCTTGGCGGCTTCAGTAGCAGCcatgaattctgcttcacaactCGATAATGCCACTATTTCTTGCTTAGTAGAACACCATGTCCCGGGACTATTACCAAAGTAGAAGATATGACCTGTCGTGCTCTTCCCATCATCTTCATCAACGTTATGCGAACTGTCACTGTAACCCTCTAGTCTCAACTCATCTCCACGCTCAAAACGAAGACCCAAGGAACAAGTCCCTCGCAGGTACCTTAGTACTTGTTTCAAAGCAGCTCCGTGAGACTCTTTAGGAGCCTGCATGTATCTACTGAGCACACCCACACTGAAAGATAAATCAGGCCGAGTATGCAATAAATAACGCAAGCAACCTATAATTCGTCGATACTCCTTCTCGTCAAAGTTTCCCTCGTCTGGTGACTTGGAAAACTTCGCATTCATCTCCATAGGAACATGAGTTGCATTGCACGAAGCCATCCCTGTTTCCTCCAATATCTTGCGTGCATATCTGTCCTATTTCAGTACAATACCATCTTCTCCTTGAAGTACTTCAATGCCTAAATAGTATGTTAACTTACCAAGGTCACTCATCTCGAACTTAGTGGCCATCTCCTGTTTAAATGCTTGTATCATCCAAAGAGAGGATCCTGCGACCAACAAATCGTCCACATACACTACAACTACTAGGAGTTCATTATCAGCTTCCTTCCTGTATAGAGAAGGTTCCTTGGAGCAGCGCTGGAAGTTTAAACCGCGAAGAATCTGGTTCAGCTTCAAGTTCCACGCCCTTGGAGCCTGGCTTAGGCCATAAAGAGCTCGTTTGAGCTTGTAGACTTTACTCTCTTGTCCCTTCACGACAAAACCTTCGGGTTGCAGAACAAATACCTCTTCTTTCAGTTCTCCATTTAAAAACGCAGTCTTAACGTCTAGATGGTGAATCTCCCATCCTTTAGAGGCAGCCAATGCCAAGATCAGTCGAATCGTCTCAATCCGCGCTACTGGTGCAAAGACCTCGTCATAGTCAATACCATGTCTCTGCACGTAACCCTTTGCCACTAGTCGAGCTTTGAACTTGCTGATACTACCGTCAGCATTACGCTTGATTTTAAAGACCCATTTAAGGCCTATTGGTTTCACTCCAGCAGGTAACTCACATAACTCCCATGTGTTGTTTTTCTCAATAGAAAACAACTCTTCTTTGCAAGCATCAATCCATACCTTCAGTCGTTTAGCCTCATTGAAGTCATAGGGTTCGTCGTTCACCAGCATCAATAGACGCTCACTCTCAACTTCGGCCAAAAGAATATAATCATCGAGGTAAGAAGGCTTTGAACTTACTCTCTGTGACTTTCTTTGCGGTTGCAGTGTGTCACCTTCCTCACTTGAGCGTTCATCATCTTCAATATCAACCACGCTCTCTGCTTCTTCATTCtgtccatcttcttcttcatattctACATGAGATCCAATATCAACCGTAAACTCTCCTGCAGTCGAATACTCTGTTTCGTCTTCATCATTCCAATTCCACTCTTCTTCCTCACTGAATATCACGTCACGACTCACTATAATCTTCTTGGCTGTTGGATCCAGTAGCCGGTATGCCTTAGATCCAGGTTCTGTTCCTAAGTGTACCAACATTCTACTTCTATCATCGAGTTTCTTCCTCCCCGGTGTCTCTGTTTTTGCATAACACACACAGCCAAATACTTTGAGATGGGCTACGTTCGGTTTCTTTGATCGCAACATCTCATAAGGCGTTCTTCCATCCAAGGTCCTTGTCGCCAGCCTGTTTATCAGATAGGTTGAGTGCCTTATACCCTCGCCCCACAAATAATTTGGGACACTCATATGCTTCAATACGCTTCTAGTCATCTCCATAAGAGTTCGGTTTCGGCGTTCaacaactccattttgttgcgGAGAGTAAGGTGCAGTTAGATGTCTTTTAATACCATTCTTGTCGCAGTAGTCTTGAAACTCATGAGATATAAATTCTCCACCTCTATCTGATCGAAACATCTTAATCTTGCATTGTGTTTCCTGTTCGGCAAGTATcctgaattttttaaacttctCAAACGCTTCACTTTTCTCACTTAACAACACTGTCCACATATATCTTGTATGATCATCTATCAAAACGAAAATATATCTCTTTTGACCCGGTGTAGGAGGTGAGATAGGACCACATAAGTCTCCATGAACCAGCTCAAGTGGAGTAGAAGCTCTGAATGATGCAGCTTTCGGGAAGGGTTTCCTTGCTTGTTTCCCAAGTAAGCAGGACACACATGTCTCTTTTCTGATTTCAATCTCAGGTATACCAGTAACAAGATCCTTTTTCATCATTAGCTTCATCGTATCGACATTCACGTGACCAAGTCGGGCATGCCACACAGATGATTCAGAGGAAGTTTTGACTTGTAAGCAGTAGTTGCGGTCAACATCGATAATAACCTTATACAGTCGGTTCGCAGAACGTGTAGTACGAACCATAATTCCTCCGAATTTATCATATAAGGTCAATGTTTTCTCCCTCATACGTACCTCGCACCCTGCTTCAGTGGCTTGACCCAAACTTATAATGTTTGATTTTAACCCCGGGACGTAATAAACATCCCGTAAGATCTTCTTTTCACCTCCTTCAAACACAAACTTAATCGAGCCTTTTCCTCTTATATTGATCCTAGAATCATCGCCAAATCTGACTTTGCCTATTACTGTTTCATCAATCTCCTGGAAGAAACTTTGATTCCCACACATATGGTTAGACGCTCCATTGTCTAAATACCATACGTTTTCTGTATCTCGACTGGTCTCAAAGATGGTGGGGTTTACTTTTCTTTCGTTGAGGTAAACTAGCTCGTGTACCATCAAGTTGTCTGCTTCATGAGTGTCATCGTCCTTTTTTTCAACAGTCTCTTGCAGTTTTAGTTGTTTCTCCGGACAGTCTGAGGCATAATGGCCCTGTTTTTCACAACGAAAACACGTGATATGTGAAATATCTCCACTCTGCCGTTGTCGGTACGCTTCCTTCTGTGTATAGTATGATCCAAAGCGGCCACGACCTCTTCCTCTCATCATCGAGCGACCACCACGGCCTCTTCCTCGTGCTCCATTAAAACTGCCTCCATAGCCATCTTGACTTGCATCACCATACATTAGTTTTCCTTGATCATCAGGTGATTCTTCCACTTCATCAGCAATTCTCTCTTCATATGCTTTCAATCTGCCCACAATATCCTCGAAACTAGTGTTCTTAAGATCAAGAACCTGCTCAAGCGAAGCAACCATATGAATAAATTTCTTTCTAGGCAAgcttttcaagatttttttcaCAATTTTGGTTACTTCAATTGTCTCTCCCAATGCTGCGCACTTGGACGAGATTTCTGCAAGTTTTCCAGCAAAGATATCAATTGTCTCATTATCCTTCATCTTGAGTTTGTCGAAATCTGACATAAGTGTCATAAGTCTAGCTTCTTTAACCCTCTCCGCACCAACATGTCTTGCTTTTATTGCATCCCACACCCCTTTTGCAGTGGTTATGTTACCAACTTGCAGAATCATGGCTTCGGGTATGGACTGAAATAAGTAAGCAATAGCCATATTGTTTTTCTTCATATCCTGCGAATCTCCCTCTATTGACTCCCACACTTCACAGACCTTGAGTGCAATTGACATCCTCATGGACCAGACAGTATAATTTGTGGTGGTTAGCATCGGGAATTTTTACAGAATTAGGACCTGTATCTTTGTCTTTGTCTTTCACGATGATATCCTTAACGTCGCTCATGATTGCTTGTGAGAAGTCTtatttgctctgataccaaatatagaatCACAAGGTTACCAAATCAATAAGAAGTCCTTCTCTTATTCAATCACTCAAACAATCAATAGCTTTAAGAACAATACTCTCAAGCCTTTAAGTTAAACTCAACAATAAAACTCACAACTAATATTGTCACATTCGACAACATATATATAAGAGAGTTATTATCCTATTCCTAGTTGATAATCATATAATGATCTTTATCCTTCAAGATCATAAAACAACTAGAATTTATTCAAACATAAATCATTGCTTAAGCTTCAAGCTAACTCCAACAGCTAACTCCAACAGGTTCGTAGTATTTATTATTGATTCTGTCAAAGCACAGTCAAATCGACACATAAAAACCAAACCGGAATTACTCGATTTGAATTTGAATAGCTGTTTTTAGTCCAATGAAAGAGAATTGGTCGTCCTTCATCTTTTTCATTTTCCCTTTGTTTGTAGGAATTGATGTTCGATGgtaatattgtttatttatttattttattttattttggtctaaatgttaaaattgttgttgttgttttatttaaacCAGAAAAGCAATCGGAGgcttttttgtttcattttccacattcgataaaaatataattaaaatgaatatgAGGTTGTTGTTAATGTAAGATATGTTGGACAGTAGTGCGTGtataatgtataattaaatttaaatgatattaatatagatatataatatatttttaatatggatatttattaaatgaagtttctactatattattttatgattatttgcatatttgtgtaacaaaagTTTATACCAAcgattttatttaatgtgacATGTTTAtggtttcaataattataatcatttaaaaaatgaagatttcaaaattaaaatattaactttttaatatatggTCATTGTAAATATCAacatataagtatatattttcatatgatgtataggttaatttaaacgatattatatatatatatatatatatatatatatatatatatatatatatatatatgtgtgtgtgtgtgtgtgtgtgtattaacataaacacctactaaaataaaattattattcatatgattttataatcattgtatcttattacataaaaaatttaaaccttgatcacaaaagttatgtaatacttttaacAGTTTAgtaatttaaatctaattttttattatataattaatgtaattgtgtaatttattttaataataaagaattaaacaaaaataaaaaaagtatatgGATTGTTATTTACTTTGTATTGAATGCGGAGTTCAACACACTGTTTTGGGCAATGCGTATCTCTCCATATGAATATGAAATCTATGCATTTCGAATCAGACTGCTTGTCAAATGGTAAAActgatcgaagaagaagaattttGGCCATTTTTGATTCGGAATAGGACAAATTTATTTACCTTTTTCTATGAtcactttattttttctatttttatcatTTCTCGTGATTTTAATTTTCATGCTAACCTCCTTGCGAAAAGAGCTTGTGCGAAAGTATCAGGGTTTTCCCATGTAAACAATATGGTTCCCTTGAGTCCACTTCAGAGATTAAACCTTCTGgactagtttaataaaatatggaaTTTGTTGTAAAAAATGGATGctaatttgagaaaaaaaacttaatttgagCAATGTTTTTAACCTGACCTTGACACTGAACCAAATGATCTTTCGGATTATTGGGTTATCAGGTAGACCACGGATGAACCATggtataataaattaattaattttattatataataatatatgtgctatgaaaataaatatatagtaagttaagttaaatattttctattttcgtATAAAACAcgaaataatagtttggatatgtgtatattttatgtttaaaacatttagaaattatttaactttaatttttatatttttattttttatctgacatacaaaatatcaaaactagtttagattatttaaaacaaattgtAACAAGTTAAAATTATAACATCTAACAAAATATCAAGACTTAAAATtcgtaaatatttatatgttgaatgaaaataataaggttaaacttcaaatccaaaatataccaaaagtaaaatatcattaataaattattgctaacaaataaaaacttaatttcttaaattatagaaatagatttaaacataattaaaactTAAAGATGTCTATTGGTTCAACTAATAGTTCAACCAGTAGCAGGATtccgggttttagtaatttagcatgttttttttggatttttacaaAACCCGAACCTAATTTATCTTTGGTAAACTCATTGaatttaccggttcaaccgaGGGTCCGTCAGATTTCAAAACACTGATTTTGAATCATTGAATATATTTCTCATTTATTTAGACCCGGTCCattctttttttggtcaaaagacCCGGTCCATTTAAAAGTCACCATGTTAACGTGCAGCGGCGAATCCAAAATAATAACTGACTGGGTGTACAGTGTAAATTTACCAAtgataatatgtgtatatatgaaattaggCTGAAGAACACACTagcttttgaaaatattatggATGCATGTGCAGGCCGTCTCTCCTTACTAGCTTCCTGTGAACGTATATTCCGTTTAAACTCTGCTTAAACAGATGTAGTGAGTGATTTCGGCAAAATAAACAAAGCATAACTACCAAATAAGATGTACAACACTAGACTTTGAGCAATTGTTTCTCcaagaaagacaaaaaaaaatgatgagcaattttttttttaaatgttgaGCAATTGTGTGCAACTTTGAACAATTATTGTCCAGAACATCATGGCCCAATGGTAAGGACGGACTCCTTCCTGCACTCAGGTTGTGAGTCCGAATTCTGCTGGAGGAAACTAAGTCATGATTTCTGGACACCAACACGGATATAGGCCTATGCTTAGGGCTCATTTGCATACCCGaagagagggtctatccgtgggttGCACCTCCCCTTGGAGATTAGTCTGGGCTCCTCCATAGGCTCGGGATATCCCcagattaatcaaaaaaaaaaaaaactttgaacaATTATTAAATAGGACTACTCTTTTAGTCTTGAATAACCACATTCAACAAACAAACCTTAATGGGGATCAGCCTATCTAAACATTTCAAGTACTATTTAATAAATGGATCTAAACAGACTTATTTTCACATAATCGGCCCATTTAGACCTCTAACTTGAAATCCGCTTTTACATTTTCAAGTCTGCTAATTCGaatgtgtttctttttgttataaGTCGAACACTAACattaaagtatataactaaTTGAGAAAATATAATTGGACGATAGTCCAGGTAATATCTTATGAATAATGATTGTATCTATCTAGATTCACATTCAGATCTCCGCATAACTACGATTTAAACAGATGAATTCAGTAGGACCCTAATATACACATAGAAGTGGCTTAGCGGAAgcaacaaattattttaaaacgaaTCCTAAGAAAATACAAAGTAGATTCTTTGACTATGACTACCCGACAAAATCAATGGAGATGAAAGAAACCGATGTGGATCCAACGCAAGGTCCAAACATCCATGTTTGTTTGGTACTGGTGTTGTATATCATGACATCAAATTTGcatattgatataaataaatattatacattaatttaaacCATTGGTTGATGGGCAAGATTCTTCTATCCATGAAAAGGTAAAATGAGAATCCAACCagcataaaataaataaacaaatagatAGAGATTCGATTGGTCTTTCCAAAATATTTGTCTCGGTTCATAATTTCGAAGAATATATTGGCAGAGTGACATATAATTTCTCAATATAGTGCAACTGCATGTTTGGTTCGTCAGACAAAACTATTCTCTGCACATGACATGGTGAGTCAGAATATGCCTAACTGCATCATCCATTATTCAGTTTCTTTAATAGAAAAATGCAtcactttaaaagaaaaaaattgattttaaaataactaaaccagACAAATGAATATAGTTTCGTCTAAATCTcccaaatatttaaactaaaatatagattttgaaaTGATTAGCAAAGAATAAATAGAGAAGACTAAAAGATTGACATTCTTTTACTAAGTGCTTTCATATTTTCGTAGTTAGCAAGGAATAGTTGATATTTGAAACATGATGAGTTTAGAATTGTATATTAGCCACTAGTAGACACGTGTCCGTTATTAATTGGAGGAAGAGCCAGGAAAGCATTTGCAAAAGTGATTCTTTGGACAAAACCTTCAACTACACAAAAGCTCGAAATCGGAAAGCAGAGAAAAGTGAGGAGCGAGCTACCACATTTCTTTGTGCCCCTAATCCTATGGTTTTAGTATCTTCGACTTTTGACGCACCACATctttgaaatttataaacttttcaccgacaattatgaaaatttaattaCCTTAACACCGCGTTATTAAGTTTGTTGGACCAAATCATTTATCaagtagttacaaaaaaaaaaatttatcaagAACACAGAAGAGAGGTGAGTATACTAACTAGTATGCTATTCGAATCTAATGATAAGAGTTATTTTCCtaaaaaaataacaagaaaTTTTAGTCATACTATATGTTATCTTCATAGGcctaaaataaatgaaatctaAACtgtatttgttattaaaaaatagttttattcgTACCATTtgtcatttttgttttgattttatttagaaCAATTGTTTATTAAGTATAGCCGCTTAGAATGTGATCGCACATTAATAAATTAACcatatcttcaaaaaaaaattcatagaCATCTGTTAGCCAAATATATTAGTTTGATTTAAGTAgaaatttattagtattttctgttttgataattagcatatatttatgtatatatatatatatatatatatatatatatttgttggtcataaaattgttattttgacaattatttaaaaatcaaaatgctATTAAATATGAAATGGTCCAACATTGAAAAATGCAACTGAAATTGATGTTCAAATAAcgttatagatgatgatttggTCAAAAAAATATTCCTTAAAGAAAATGACTATATTCAACctacttttctttattttcttacaaatgcATCTcgatacaattatatatatatatatctttctaatttttaataataagcCAAAAACTAAATGAATTGAATAACTAGAATAAGAGAAACAACTTTAGGATAACTCTATATTCTTTCTGTCGCAAATATGGCTttgaaatatcaaaatatttcattaaagaaGTAAATATAGAGTTATACTTCTACGGTTAATTAGTCTGAACTTATGGGTTTTTAAAGTTAAGAGTTGAGATCTAGAGAAagaagtttaaaattaaaaataaataaaaaaatttaaaaaattttgaaagtagTTTCAAAAGgtattttagaatttcaaaaataaaaattgatttttttttaaatcgataaaattatatgaaaattttcaaattggaaaatatataattcagaacaataaatatttttatgtaacttGTTATTAATTTGTATTTGCATATCTAAGATATAAAGTTTCTTTTGCCtctttaatgattttttaatcattttctaCTTAATGGCTTTTTGTGACAACAAaacttgtaaaatatttatttgagagaattttccgtaaaataaaattgaagttTAGATTATCtagcaaaaaaaattaggtaaaactcaataaaaatatatgcaCCAAATTTTGTTAAACTTAGTTTTTACGAGAaccaaattttgttaaaattactTCTTACTACCTAGTTTAATATTCAAACTAATTATATCACTCATTTTATACACTTACATTAAAAATTATGCTCATTTTAATATCCAtactattttcattttaatcaaaatattaataagccTCAAACAAAAGTTagaaaatctctaaaatttaaaaacaaatcttaatattttaaaattttattttaacttttaagaataaaaataactaaatttgaataatcttaaaattttataatattagttctagtttttttaaaaaaaatcagcttATTTTATGAtgtttaaaactaatttatttaatttattcagaattaaaagtttataaattttatccaaattgtattatttttattttaaaatttaaaataaaaattgaaacttttaatattttattttaattttagatattttataagtttttctagaaaattattaatatttttgattaaattacACATAGTTTAGGTATTAAAATAAGCGCATTTTTAAAAGTAAGTctactaaaatttttaaaaagtctttGATCCCGAGCTAAGGAAGTGTCTCGTCtccaaactaaaattaaatttgatatatGATACAATCAGAATTTTACTCTAAAGAAATGTACGGGTCTATAatctcataaataaaataatactagaAAAATAGAGATTGCCCACAGGTCCTATAATCAGGTTTGAAGGCACTAGTTTTAAGAAAATGGAATGTGAATGTTAAAAAGGTAAATGGAGATCATCATAATAATAAGCATTGAGAAAAATCACGAGTTTGGTATGAAGAAAAAGAGACCGAGTCAAGTCGCGCGAGTAAGATATAAAACTCGAAATAGAGCGAGTGGGAGGAGGGATAAGGAATGTGAGAGATACGCGACGAAGCGAagagtttttagatttttttgaaatctaaaaaaaaataaaaataaaaagatacccCACAACAATATACAGAATCTTCTCTACTGTTCCCCTTCCTTCaatcctcctcttcttctttcatcatcatcacctctcTCTCTAAACATTCCACCGTCTCTTTCTATAAAATCGGTTCAAACAGATCTCTTCTCAGGTTTCTTACAGCTCACTCTCGACAGGGTTTTTGTCATGACAAGTTTTTCTTTCCAAGTTTAAAGATCGAGACTTTTAACTTAAAAGATCGAATTTAATTTATCGGGAGGAAGATGGGTTCGTTAGGAGATGAGCTTAGTCTAGGATCAAGAAGACCCACTTCGATACCGACAACGATCTATGGGTTTCCGACAAAAGCTTATAAGATCATGAATGTTGAAAAGcttgaagaagagaagatgaagatCCAAGGCAGTGATCTTGATCTTCCTCTTTGTTTGCAGATCTTAAACGATGGTTTGTTTGATCTCATCTTCCCAATTATGATCATCAGAATTTGATTTGGCAGATGCtgaaactctgttttttttttgtttttgcagcGATTTCATATTTGAAGGAGGAGAGCAAGAGATGCTCAGAGATGGACACTCAGCCATTGTTGAGAGATTTCATCTCTGGAGATGGTCTATTGCTgaaaagagaggagaagaagctTGAGCTATGGAGAGAAGATGATCACATCCCAAACGGAAGATTCTCAGACACGAACAACAAACTAGATGTTGAGGTAAGAGTTTCTGACATTGAGATTTCATTTTGGATGATTCCAGGACAAAGGTTTGAGTTGGTTTGGTCTTAATTGTTTCAGAGAAACGAGGAAAAACCTTATGGTCTGTTGAATCCTGGCATGAAGACTCCAGAGGTAGAAACCGGTTTAGGACTCGGTTTGGCTTCTTGCTCGATGGTTAATGGAGGAAGAAGTAAAGGGATTGGCTTTACCTCTAACGTCTCTGTGCCACAGCCACCACCATATCTTCAGCAGCAAGCGTTGTTGCGGAAGCAAAGAAGGTGTTGGACTCCTGAGTTGCATCGCCGTTTTGTTGATGCATTGCAACAGCTCGGTGGTCCTGGAGGTACAAAGACATGACCACCcatcttcttgttcttgaagTTTTAAAACAGAATGTgttacaatctttttttttttttttttgagtttacaGTTGCAACTCCTAAGCAAATTAGAGAGCATATGCAAGAAGAAGGCTTAACCAATGATGAAGTGAAGAGTCATTTACAGGTAACGTagctaaaaaaaacaaaagttgagGCCTGTTACTAAGAACCcatctttacatttttttatgttatttatgtAGAAGTACCGGTTACATATCAGGAAGTCTAATTCAAATCCGGAGAAACAATCAGTagttgttttagggtttaatcTGTGGAATTCATCATcacaagatgaagaagaaggaggagaaTCATCAAAGAGAAGCAACTCGCAGTCAGATTCTCCCCAAGGTCCATTGCACTTACCTTGTACAACAACTACTACTACAGGTGGAGATAGTAGCATGGAAGATACTGAAGATGCTAAATCAGAGAGCTTTCAGATTGGGAGAGATTAAAATCTCCataaatctcaaaatcaagAACCAATTtcttgattttagtttttgttacTTAAGATTCACTTCACTACTATTGCTAGTAGTAGTGAATGAGAACAATAATTATAGAAAGGATATATAAAGAAAGTGAGAGAGCAAAAGAGTGAGGAtggttcaaattttttttgtgtaCGGCATTTTTGGTTGGGTTTTAATTGAGGTATTACGCTtgtaataatctttttttttgtttcatcatattatttttgtttatatatattattagttgcATGCTGGGATTTCTGCATTTGGGAAGCATAATAATAGAACTAGGAGGGACATAGGCATGTGTTGTTTTTTATTCAGATTCATATATGCCTTCGACCGAAAGATATGCtttgaattttgtttatttctttttaaatgtggtttaaaattatgtttttcaacGTTCCCCTAATCATGGCGTCGTTCGTTCATTCAATCAACTAGATAAGTA
The Raphanus sativus cultivar WK10039 chromosome 1, ASM80110v3, whole genome shotgun sequence DNA segment above includes these coding regions:
- the LOC108824995 gene encoding transcription factor HHO6, encoding MGSLGDELSLGSRRPTSIPTTIYGFPTKAYKIMNVEKLEEEKMKIQGSDLDLPLCLQILNDAISYLKEESKRCSEMDTQPLLRDFISGDGLLLKREEKKLELWREDDHIPNGRFSDTNNKLDVERNEEKPYGLLNPGMKTPEVETGLGLGLASCSMVNGGRSKGIGFTSNVSVPQPPPYLQQQALLRKQRRCWTPELHRRFVDALQQLGGPGVATPKQIREHMQEEGLTNDEVKSHLQKYRLHIRKSNSNPEKQSVVVLGFNLWNSSSQDEEEGGESSKRSNSQSDSPQGPLHLPCTTTTTTGGDSSMEDTEDAKSESFQIGRD